attaaatgtaaaaaatgtgaacATTGTTAATAAAAAGTTCACTTGACACAAGCTTATCAAAGGATAGTGTGAGAAAAAGAGATTTTCAAAACAGTCTAAGTGGGATAACAACTTTTGCATGAATTTATACATTATGCTAAACTATTCCCAATGAACAtaaatttttatttgttgattaagAACACAAAAAAAATCCTCTTTATAAGTTTGATTGTGCCATGATATCATGGTAAGGCTCTCGACTCTGGTCCTCCAAAATCCACAGAAGCGGGACTATGCAGTTGAATGGCAGATATGGTGAATGAAAATATGTCAACCCCATGTCTTTTAAATCAGACACACGCCCAGAAAAGCTTTAGAGCACTTACCACAGAAAAATATACTTTAAATGGATGGACAATTGGAGAGCAAAACAAATACACCTCACATGAGAGCCGAGTCATCTGAAGAGAGTAGAGAAGAGAGACAGAGGAGCAGAGGTGAGGAGTCTGACCATGGCAGCACTGCCCAGAAGGACCCAGTGGACCTAGCTTGTCTGAGGCAATCACATCAGAAGCAAGCTCATTAGGTTCATAACCTGTCAGAACAGCACAAAGTTGGCCTGTCAGGATTAGTTGAATGCCTAGGAAGTGATAAGGGCGAGTAATGAGCCCGACATGAGGTTGCTAAGCTCTACTGACGCCCACACCAGCAGGGACACTGCGGCTAGCCAAGAGACCCAATACAGACCGGCACTGCATCCAGGCTAGGCTTACCACACAAGTCACAGTCAAAATATACACTAAAGTCCTGCATTGCACACCGATGTAAATCAAAGAAATCAGTGGATCAAACAGCAAAACGGATCTGTCAATTGTACAACATGACCAAATTTAGATGCCATTGTTTCTGTGTACTGATCTATACGCAACGTCTGCTGTACAGTTATTCTTCACAAGTTTGGGAGTGGGAGTGATTTCCATGTTGATTTCCCTTGCTTAAGCCACTGACTGCGCAGACTCTCACATCGAATTCGACAAGTGTGCATGCTGATTTTTCTTTAGCCGAAATCTGTATATGTTgactgaatttgaaaacactgcttccagaggctaaagcggtgagtgtttcagagcatataaacaagtgtgacatccattaATATCCAGGAGAGTTCAAAAGAAGCCAGttgtataaatatttgttttcagctgtacagggtgtaaaacagtgaagtaaaTGCTTATTTCATTAAATCtacccccaaccaaaacccagATCTAACCCTAAacattagtagagacaaaatgcaatgttagggataaaaatgcaacctccttatcatgctcgtgattgtttatacaaatgtgattacttcctcgtTTGAATGGGAATTGAACTGTGGTCTACCATACAACTGATGCAACATGCTACCAGTCATGCCAAATATGTCCGATGGGAGATAGGgtatgtcagtgagtcggcatactgttgccgatcctagggtaccggaaccttcggaaacagcatgccgacttacagtgtgatcatgttgcaagcCACCCAACCCAAAGATACTTGCAAGCTCTCTGTAGACTAAATGCACAACAATTTTTCAATGCATGACTATCTAACTTTAAGGCCACATGACAACTTCTACCCCCAAATATAGATCTTGGATTAAAAGAAAAGAGGAAGATGAAAGGCACAGGACAGCCATGCAGTTTGCATTGATCAGACAAAAGTGCTTGATTAATACACTTGGACAGCAGACATCCCTGAATCTCAACCACCAATGCAGATTGTATCACATGGTATTACCTCAAGACGCCAGCCAGCCAACCAGGCAAAGGTCACATGTGTCTGCACTCAACCAACGAAGCGCTCAAACCATTCATTTGGCTGGGGCTaccgtctgtctgtgtgtgcaaGCAATGGGGGGAATGACTTGGGGTTGCACTCTGTGCACTAGTGGTCCTGACTCCTCTTAAAAGAGTGCAGCAATGATGAGAGCTGCCTCAATTTCTGTCTGAGAGTCGGCATAACAAAGGGAAAAGCCTTGATGCTCATTGGCACTGACAGAACTGTGTTGAGGATGGCCCTAACTAAATGCTTCACTGAACACTGAAAACATGGATGCACTGAGCAGACTGGTGCTAGAACACTACtatcaaacacatatacacaaaagaTTCAATTGAATTGCTTGCATGCAACACTGGGCAAAACCTGTTGACATATTTATTGATCCTCTCATATGGTGAGTTAACATATTGTAAAGAAACTTTGCATTtgcaaatgtgtgtatatttatattcacAAAATAATGGAGAAATTCTATCCTGACATAGGcttgcatttttctttacagATCATCTTGAACTCTATGCACAAATATCAGCCCAGATTACACATAGTGAAAGCTGATGAAAACAATGCATTTGGCTCTAAGAACACTGCTTACTGCACACATGTCTTCCATGAGACAGCTTTCATCTCGGTTACATCCTATCAGAACCATGAGGTACAAAGAGGTACAATTCAATGCACCtgcaatatttttctaaacactacacacatttttatttgtttctttctttACAGATCACCCAGTTAAAAATTGAGAACAATCCTTTTGCCAAAGGTTTCCGTGGCAGCGACGAGGGTGATTTGCGTGTGTCCAGACTTCAAGGGTaagattattatttaaaatatgctgcataATGTGCAAAatagatacagtatattactGATCAAGTTTCCCGTTTCCTAGGAAAGACTACCCTGTGATTTCTAAGAACATGGTTCGACAGCGGCTTATCTCATCACACGGCCATCTGTCGGGAAAACTGGGTGCAGGTGTTCTGAGTAGCCACCCACAGATGGTTTCTCACTATCAATATGACAGTGGCATTCCCCTGCCAAACTCTGATTCACAGGAAGCTCTTTCGAACTCCTTCCCATCTAGTCGGGAATCCAGCCTTATTTACCATTGCTTCAAGCACAGAGGTACAGGGTTGTGGCAAACACCTTATATCAATCACTTTTTGTTCATCTTAAAGCAAAGAGACTTgcttatttatttagtatttgaAGGGAATTTTTAAAAAtggtatgtttttttcttttagatAACACAAGGCACTTAGAGCTAGGAAGCAAACGTCCCTATCTGGCCACAACAGCCTCTGCAGTTTCAGAGGAGCATTATTTCCGCTCTCCTCCATCCTATGAACCACCCTTGCTGTCCCATCCATACTGCAGTGAAGCTTTGGGTTCCAGAGAGGCATGCATGTATGGAGGAAATGAGGGAGAGGCAGGGGGCACAGTGGGTACAGATGACCTACAAGCCCCCTCACTGAACTGCAATATGTGGGCATCAGTGCAACCATACCCACGTTATAGCATGCAGACTATGGAAGCAATGCCATACCAACCCTTCATGGCCCACTTCAATAGTACAGCCACTGCTGCCTCTGTGGTTCCTCACCACTCTCCGTCCATGCAGCGTTCACATCCGGCACCACATCCTGACCTAGTCACTTTCACCACACAGTGTGCACTTCCACCCACAccatcttcatcatcctcctcctcctcctctgggctcACCTGCCATGACAGAGCTGCACATTTCTCCCCGTTTAATAGGAAGGCTGGATCACCATTGTGTTCA
The sequence above is a segment of the Xyrauchen texanus isolate HMW12.3.18 chromosome 38, RBS_HiC_50CHRs, whole genome shotgun sequence genome. Coding sequences within it:
- the LOC127631603 gene encoding T-box transcription factor TBX4-like — its product is MLQEKALVVADEGMTVAQSSARPELTSDSSHLGLPTTPSIPQNNEPDQNIENIKVILHDRELWKKFHKAGTEMIITKAGRRMFPSYKVKVTGMNPKTKYILLTDIVPADDHRYKFCDNKWMVAGKAEPAMPGRLYVHPDSPATGAHWMRQLVSFQKLKLTNNHLDPFGHIILNSMHKYQPRLHIVKADENNAFGSKNTAYCTHVFHETAFISVTSYQNHEITQLKIENNPFAKGFRGSDEGDLRVSRLQGKDYPVISKNMVRQRLISSHGHLSGKLGAGVLSSHPQMVSHYQYDSGIPLPNSDSQEALSNSFPSSRESSLIYHCFKHRDNTRHLELGSKRPYLATTASAVSEEHYFRSPPSYEPPLLSHPYCSEALGSREACMYGGNEGEAGGTVGTDDLQAPSLNCNMWASVQPYPRYSMQTMEAMPYQPFMAHFNSTATAASVVPHHSPSMQRSHPAPHPDLVTFTTQCALPPTPSSSSSSSSSGLTCHDRAAHFSPFNRKAGSPLCSQRDFIAYPAHSPTSTREPTYQYQTGLSSVGTHWTDS